One Sediminicola sp. YIK13 DNA segment encodes these proteins:
- a CDS encoding MFS transporter: MNIKTSNKKALIALAIGGFGIGMTEFVIMGILPDVANALNITIPQAGHFIAAYALGVVVGAPLFTSIGGKWPAHKVLLVLMLWFTVFNTLSAFSESYSMLLVSRFLSGLPHGAFFGIGAVVAGKLAKPGKTASAIATMFAGLTIANVIGVPIGTYFGHHFDWSVSFLLVGLVGVLAMLSVYFWMPTLSKSSTRGFKKDVKVFKRTELWILILLTTIGTGGFFAWYSYIAPLIIKVSGYPESMVGYAMIIAGLGMVVGNFLGAKLTEKLAPMKAIIVSLSLMVTVLIVNTFVAQNPIAILALTFFIGIIAFSVATPLQMAIIKASKGSEMLGSSMNQSAFNMGNASGAYLAGLPIAMGYGYTSASFVGAAMAGSGILIAVAIVWSKREQRIKEEKRRIAFNN, translated from the coding sequence ATGAATATAAAGACATCTAATAAAAAAGCCTTGATTGCCTTGGCAATTGGAGGTTTCGGTATAGGGATGACAGAATTTGTCATTATGGGTATTTTACCCGATGTGGCAAATGCCCTTAATATCACAATTCCGCAAGCGGGTCATTTTATTGCAGCTTATGCGTTGGGCGTTGTGGTAGGAGCCCCACTATTTACGAGTATTGGAGGCAAATGGCCTGCACACAAGGTGTTACTGGTCTTAATGCTTTGGTTTACAGTATTTAACACATTGTCCGCATTTTCAGAGAGTTATTCTATGTTATTGGTTTCTAGATTTTTATCGGGATTACCACATGGTGCATTTTTCGGGATAGGGGCCGTAGTAGCGGGAAAACTTGCCAAACCAGGAAAAACTGCTTCGGCTATTGCAACAATGTTCGCCGGACTTACGATTGCCAATGTGATAGGAGTACCTATTGGAACCTATTTTGGACACCATTTTGATTGGAGTGTTTCCTTTTTGTTAGTGGGATTGGTTGGTGTTTTGGCTATGTTGAGTGTATATTTCTGGATGCCAACGTTGTCAAAATCCTCAACCAGAGGTTTTAAAAAGGACGTAAAAGTTTTTAAACGAACGGAGCTATGGATCCTTATATTACTGACTACCATCGGAACAGGGGGATTTTTTGCGTGGTACAGTTATATCGCGCCCCTGATCATTAAGGTATCGGGTTATCCGGAAAGCATGGTGGGCTATGCCATGATCATAGCAGGTCTTGGGATGGTTGTGGGGAATTTCCTCGGGGCCAAACTGACTGAAAAATTGGCACCTATGAAGGCTATCATTGTTAGTTTATCCTTAATGGTCACCGTATTGATAGTGAATACGTTCGTAGCCCAGAATCCAATCGCCATATTGGCATTGACATTCTTTATTGGGATCATCGCTTTTAGTGTGGCCACACCTTTGCAAATGGCAATTATAAAGGCCTCCAAAGGTTCTGAGATGTTGGGCTCTTCCATGAACCAAAGTGCCTTTAATATGGGTAACGCTTCTGGAGCTTATTTGGCAGGACTGCCCATAGCCATGGGGTATGGGTATACGTCTGCTAGTTTTGTAGGTGCAGCCATGGCCGGTTCCGGGATTTTAATTGCAGTGGCCATCGTTTGGAGCAAAAGGGAACAAAGAATCAAAGAAGAGAAACGTAGAATTGCCTTTAATAACTAG
- the leuB gene encoding 3-isopropylmalate dehydrogenase: MKLNIALLAGDGIGPEVIDQAVKVCNAVADKFNHEIDWTPALTGAAAIDAVGEPYPDETHEICLAADAVLFGAIGHPRFDNDPSAKVRPEQGLLKMRQKLGLFANVRPTFTFPSLIDKSPLKRERIEGTDLIFLRELTSGIYFGERGRLDNGDTAFDTCTYKRNEVQRLAKKGFELAMTRSKKLCCVDKANVLETSRLWRETVQAMEKDYPEVTVSYEFVDAVAMRLVQWPNSYDVLITENLFGDILTDEASVISGSMGLMPSASVGTKAKLYEPIHGSYPQAAGKDIANPLATVLSAAMMFEDFKLTDEAQAIRDAVNKSLEQGYVTEDLADGGTSFKTSEVGNWLAKNI, from the coding sequence ATGAAATTAAATATCGCTCTTCTAGCAGGAGATGGAATTGGACCAGAGGTAATAGATCAGGCCGTAAAAGTATGTAATGCAGTTGCAGACAAGTTTAACCACGAAATTGATTGGACACCTGCCCTAACGGGAGCCGCCGCTATTGATGCTGTTGGTGAACCCTATCCAGATGAGACCCATGAGATCTGTTTGGCTGCCGATGCGGTACTTTTTGGCGCTATTGGACACCCAAGGTTCGATAACGACCCTTCCGCCAAGGTACGTCCAGAACAAGGATTGCTTAAAATGCGCCAAAAACTGGGATTGTTCGCCAATGTAAGACCCACCTTTACCTTTCCTTCCCTAATCGATAAGTCGCCCTTAAAAAGAGAACGCATCGAAGGCACTGATCTTATATTCTTAAGGGAATTGACCAGTGGGATCTATTTTGGGGAAAGAGGCAGATTGGACAATGGTGACACCGCCTTTGATACCTGTACCTATAAAAGAAATGAGGTTCAACGCCTTGCCAAAAAGGGATTTGAATTGGCGATGACGCGTTCGAAAAAACTATGTTGCGTAGATAAGGCCAATGTATTGGAAACATCACGTTTGTGGAGGGAAACCGTACAAGCGATGGAAAAAGATTACCCAGAAGTGACCGTATCCTATGAATTTGTGGATGCCGTGGCTATGCGCCTAGTACAATGGCCCAACTCCTATGATGTTTTGATCACCGAAAATCTTTTTGGTGATATTCTTACGGATGAAGCCTCCGTTATTTCCGGTTCTATGGGCTTAATGCCCTCAGCTTCCGTGGGCACCAAGGCAAAATTATACGAACCAATACATGGATCCTATCCACAGGCAGCCGGAAAAGATATTGCCAATCCTTTGGCCACTGTATTATCTGCGGCCATGATGTTCGAAGATTTCAAGCTTACCGATGAGGCACAGGCCATACGTGATGCTGTTAACAAATCCTTGGAACAAGGCTACGTGACAGAAGATCTTGCAGATGGTGGCACCTCTTTTAAGACCAGTGAAGTTGGGAATTGGCTAGCCAAAAACATCTAG